The Pseudomonas sp. MPC6 nucleotide sequence ATCGAGCCCTGCTCGATCTGGCCGCGGACGATGTGCTGTTCATGCATTGCCTGCCCGCCCACCGTGGCGAGGAAATCAGCCTCGACCTGCTGGACGACAAGCGCTCCGTCGCCTGGGATCAAGCGGAGAACCGGCTGCACGCACAAAAGGCCCTGCTCGAATTTCTGGTCGAGCCGGCGTATCACCACGCATGAGCCATCCCTTACTGCTTAACCTGCGCAACCTCGCCTGCGGCTACCAAGACCAGCGGGTGGTACAGAACCTCAACCTGCATTTGAACGCCGGCGATATCGGTTGCCTGCTGGGCTCTTCGGGCTGCGGCAAGACCACCACCCTGCGGGCGATTGCCGGTTTCGAACCGGTGCACGAAGGTGAAATCCAGCTGGCCGGGGAAACCATCTCCCGCGCCGGCTTCACCCTCGCTCCGGAGAAGCGTCGGATCGGTATGGTGTTCCAGGACTATGCGTTGTTCCCGCATTTGAGCGTGGCCGAAAACATTGCCTTCGGGATCCGCAAACATCCGCAGAAGGATCGCGTGATCGAAGAACTGCTGGAACTGGTCAACCTGAAAAACCTCGGCAAGCGCTTCCCCCATGAGCTGTCCGGTGGCCAGCAGCAGCGTGTCGCCCTGGCCCGGGCCCTGGCGCCGGAGCCGCAACTGCTGCTGCTCGACGAGCCCTTCTCCAACCTTGATGGCGAACTGCGACGCAAGCTCAGCCACGAAGTGCGCGACATCCTCAAGGCTCGCGGCACCAGCGCGATCCTGGTGACCCATGACCAGGAAGAAGCGTTCGCGGTGAGCGACCATGTGGGGGTTTTCAGGGAGGGTCGCCTGGAACAGTGGGACACGCCCTACAACCTGTATCACGAACCGCTGACACCCTTTGTGGCCAGTTTCATCGGCCAGGGCTATTTCATTCGCGGCCAGCTGAATAGCCCGGAGTCGGTGCAGACCGAACTGGGCGAGTTGCGCGGCAACCGGGCCTACACCTGGCCGATCGGTGGCGCAGTGGACGTGCTGCTGCGTCCGGATGACATCGTTTATGCGCCGGACAACAGTTTGAAGGCGAAGATTGTCGGCAAGTCCTTCCAGGGGGCGTCGACCTTGTATCGCCTGCAGTTGCCGACCGGCGCGCAGCTGGAGTCGATTTTCCCCAGTCATGCCGACCATCAGGTGGGGGCAGAGGTCGGCATTCGGGTTGCCGCGGAACATCTGGTGCTGTTCCAGGCATCGGGCAGCGTCGCGGCGCAGATTCCGGTGGTCGACTCCGGTGTCCGCCGCTACAGCACTGCCAGCTGACATCTGAAAACTGTAGGAGCCGGCTTGCCGGCGAAGACGGCGGTACATTCAGTAGAGGTATTAACTGATAGACCGTCTTCGCCGGCAAGCCGGCTCCTACAGGGATTGAAGTCAACCCAGCAACAACGTGCCGCTCACAACAAGTGTCGCATTCCCGCCAATCTTCACCCGATCCCTTTCCAGACGGCAGAACACCCCCCCGCACCGCACCGAACACTGATAAGCCGTCAGGAACGGCCGATATCGGCGAACTTCGCCTGGGTGTGCTCGGCCAGCACCGCAGGCGCCAATTCGACTTCCAGGCCGCGACGACCGGCACTGACAAAAATGCTGGCAAAAGGCTGAGCGGAATTATCAATAAAGGTGCGCAAGCGTTTTTTCTGTCCCAGCGGGCTGATGCCGCCCAACAGGTAACCGGTGGAGCGCTGCGCAGCCGCCGGGTCGGCCATCTCGACTTTTTTCACGCCTGCCGCGTGAGCCAGGCCCTTCAGGTCGAGACTTCCGACGACCGGCACCACCGCCACCAGCAATTCGCCCTTCTCACTGGCCGCCAGCAAGGTCTTGAACACCTGCGCCGGGTCCAGTCCCAGTTTCTCTGCAGCCTCCAGCCCATAGGACGCGGCCTTGGGATCATGTTCGTAACTGTGCACTCGATGTTCGGCACGAACTTTTTTCAACAAATCCAATGCGGGGGTCATGGCAGCTCCAGACTGGGCGACAGAAGAAAAATCCTGCGCTGGATTCTAAGACATTGATCGACAAATGGCGCTATTGCCGTGCTGTTTCAATGGCTTGGCGGGGCCTTGCGCCGTTCGTCCATGTTCAGCCCGCAGCGTGAACGAAGTGGTCATTGACGTGACTAATAGTTCGATTGTGACTGACGGTTCACTTTCGACCTTTGACAGCAGCGTTTCTTGTCTATATTTTTTCGAATACGAATACAGTACAACTGTCTCACCGCAGCACCCGGCAGCAAACCGAGGATCAGGATGGGGATTCTGCCTCGGTGAAAATCGCGCTTTGAAAAAGCGCCATACAACAACAATAAACGAGGTTTTCAATGACAACTGCTTTACAACAACCGTCGCTCTCGAGCCAATGCATGGCCGAATTCCTGGGTACTGCGCTGCTGATATTTTTTGGTACCGGCTGCGTTGCCGCGCTCAAGGTTGCGGGTGCCAGCTTTGGCCTGTGGGAAATCAGCATCATCTGGGGCGTCGGCGTGAGCATGGCCATCTATCTCACCGCAGGCGTTTCCGGGGCGCATCTCAACCCCGCCGTGAGCATCGCCCTGAGCATTTTTGCCGATTTCGAAAAGCGCAAACTGCCCTTTTATATTCTCGCCCAGGTGGCCGGTGCGTTCTGTGGCGCGTTGCTGGTGTACACGCTGTACAGCAATTTATTCTTCGATTACGAACAAACTCACCATATGGTTCGTGGAACTCAGGCCAGCCTCGAATTGGCGTCGGTGTTCTCCACCTTTCCCCACCCGGTCTTGTCCACCGCCCAGGCCTTCCTGGTTGAAGTCATCATCACTGCGATTCTGATGGGTGTGATCATGTCCCTGACCGACGACAACAATGGCCTGCCGAAAGGCCCGCTGGCGCCATTGCTGATCGGCTTGCTGATTGCGGTGATCGGCAGCTCGATGGGCCCCTTGACCGGTTTCGCGATGAACCCGGCACGTGACTTCGGCCCCAAACTGATGACTTTCTTTGCCGGCTGGGGTGAAATTTCCCTCACCGGCGGGCGCGATATCCCGTATTTCCTGATTCCGATTTTTGCACCGATAGTCGGTGCCTGCCTCGGTGCTGCCGCCTATCGCGGGCTGATTGCCCGTCATCTGCCCAGCCTCCTACCTGCTACGACGGATGCCGCACCGGCCATTGACGGCAAACCAAGAACTTCTTGATAGCGTAGGCGTGCGATCCTGCCCATTCGATCCCGCGCCTGATCCCACT carries:
- a CDS encoding ABC transporter ATP-binding protein — protein: MSHPLLLNLRNLACGYQDQRVVQNLNLHLNAGDIGCLLGSSGCGKTTTLRAIAGFEPVHEGEIQLAGETISRAGFTLAPEKRRIGMVFQDYALFPHLSVAENIAFGIRKHPQKDRVIEELLELVNLKNLGKRFPHELSGGQQQRVALARALAPEPQLLLLDEPFSNLDGELRRKLSHEVRDILKARGTSAILVTHDQEEAFAVSDHVGVFREGRLEQWDTPYNLYHEPLTPFVASFIGQGYFIRGQLNSPESVQTELGELRGNRAYTWPIGGAVDVLLRPDDIVYAPDNSLKAKIVGKSFQGASTLYRLQLPTGAQLESIFPSHADHQVGAEVGIRVAAEHLVLFQASGSVAAQIPVVDSGVRRYSTAS
- the ybaK gene encoding Cys-tRNA(Pro) deacylase, which codes for MTPALDLLKKVRAEHRVHSYEHDPKAASYGLEAAEKLGLDPAQVFKTLLAASEKGELLVAVVPVVGSLDLKGLAHAAGVKKVEMADPAAAQRSTGYLLGGISPLGQKKRLRTFIDNSAQPFASIFVSAGRRGLEVELAPAVLAEHTQAKFADIGRS
- a CDS encoding MIP/aquaporin family protein, whose product is MTTALQQPSLSSQCMAEFLGTALLIFFGTGCVAALKVAGASFGLWEISIIWGVGVSMAIYLTAGVSGAHLNPAVSIALSIFADFEKRKLPFYILAQVAGAFCGALLVYTLYSNLFFDYEQTHHMVRGTQASLELASVFSTFPHPVLSTAQAFLVEVIITAILMGVIMSLTDDNNGLPKGPLAPLLIGLLIAVIGSSMGPLTGFAMNPARDFGPKLMTFFAGWGEISLTGGRDIPYFLIPIFAPIVGACLGAAAYRGLIARHLPSLLPATTDAAPAIDGKPRTS